The genome window ACGCAAGCTGATACGCCAGGGTTTGCGTGTACGCGTGTTCAAGACCGGGCCTGATTACCTCGATCCCATGATTTTGCAGCGTGCCAGCGGAGCTGAAGTCTATGCGCTCGATTTATGGATGGTAGGACTCGACGATTGCCGTCGATTGCTGGCTAAGGCAGCAAGAGAAGTTGATGTGATCCTGATCGAAGGCGTAATGGGTTTGTACGATGGCGATCCTTCATCGGCGGATCTGGCGCGTGCGTTTGGTGTGCCGGTAGTCGTGGTACTGGATGCAGCCAAGATGGCGCAGACGGTGGGGGCGGTAGTGCTCGGTTTGCAGCAATACGGCCCGGTTGACCTGGCCGGCGTGATCGTCAATCGGATTGCCAGCGCATCGCACGCCAAGATGGTGACGCAGGGCATACGCAATGTACCTATCCTCGCGACTTTGTCGAAGCAGGCGCAGGCTTTGCCGGAGCGTCACCTGGGCCTGGTACAGCCGGATGAAATTGCACAGGTCGACCAGGTACTGGACCAGATGGCCGACCAGATAGAAATCGATATGGCGGCATGGGAAGCGATTGCGCCGGTGTCGCTGGATGAGAGCCTGGCTGCAGCGACAATGCCGCAATTGCTGGCAGGTAAAACTATCGCGATTGCACGCGATGCAGCCTTCGCCTTTGTGTATCACGCGAACCTGGAATGCCTGCGCGCTGCCGGTGCGAAGCTGGCATTCTTTTCTCCATTGAATGATGAAGCGATACCGGCCGATGCGAATGCCGTGTATATCCCCGGCGGGTATCCGGAACTGCATTGCGCGACTTTGGCGGGAGCGCAGAACTGGCAGGAATCCATGCGTGCGGCCCATGCGCGGAATATACCCATCCTCGCAGAATGCGGCGGCATGATGGTGATTGCCGATCATCTGACCGATGCACAGGGCAGGCAATGGCCGATGGTCGGTTTGATGCCGGGTGAGGTGGTAATGCAAGGCAAGCTGGCCGGTCTCGGCATGCAGTCACTGGCGACCGAAGACGGCGAATTGCGCGGCCATGCATTTCATTACTCGACGCTGAGTACGCCGGTCGAGCCGCAGGCGCAAACCGTCAAACGTTCGAATGGCGCGCAAGGTGAGGCGGTGTACAAGCAGGGTGCATTGACTGCGACTTACTTCCACGCCTACTTTTCATCCTGCCCGGCGGCGACCGCGCGGATTTTTGCTCCGAAGGATAAGTGATGATGCGCACACTGGTCATTGGTGGTGCACGTTCCGGCAAGAGTGCGCATGCAGAAGCGCTGGCGACGGCATCCGGCAAGCCGGTCGTGTATATCGCCACGGCACAAGCCGGTGATGCCGAGATGCAGCTGCGTATCGCACATCATCGCGCCCGCCGCGATGGACAATGGCAAACGGTGGAGGAAACACTC of Janthinobacterium sp. Marseille contains these proteins:
- a CDS encoding cobyrinate a,c-diamide synthase, which produces MASARIVLISGIASGQGKTTVTAALARKLIRQGLRVRVFKTGPDYLDPMILQRASGAEVYALDLWMVGLDDCRRLLAKAAREVDVILIEGVMGLYDGDPSSADLARAFGVPVVVVLDAAKMAQTVGAVVLGLQQYGPVDLAGVIVNRIASASHAKMVTQGIRNVPILATLSKQAQALPERHLGLVQPDEIAQVDQVLDQMADQIEIDMAAWEAIAPVSLDESLAAATMPQLLAGKTIAIARDAAFAFVYHANLECLRAAGAKLAFFSPLNDEAIPADANAVYIPGGYPELHCATLAGAQNWQESMRAAHARNIPILAECGGMMVIADHLTDAQGRQWPMVGLMPGEVVMQGKLAGLGMQSLATEDGELRGHAFHYSTLSTPVEPQAQTVKRSNGAQGEAVYKQGALTATYFHAYFSSCPAATARIFAPKDK